From the Cyanobium sp. M30B3 genome, the window TGATCCGCGCCGTTGTGCAGGTGGTGAACCCCCAGATCGGTGAGTCGGTCTACGACCCGGCGGTGGGCTCCGCCGGCTTCCTGTGCGAAGCCTTCGAATACATGCGCAAGGGCGGCGCCACCGGCCGCGAACTCAGCACCGAAGACCTCGACACCCTTCAAAACCGCACCTTCACCGGCAAGGAGAAGAAGAGCCTCGCCTATGTGATCGCGATCATGAACATGATCCTCCACGGCATCGAGGCGCCCCGGGTGCTGCACACCAACACCCTCACCGAAAACCTCAGCGATGTGCAGGAGCGCGACCGCTTCGATGTGATCCTCGCCAACCCGCCGTTCGGCGGCAGCGAACGCAAGGAGGTGCAGCAGAACTTCGAGATTCGCAGCGGTGAAACCGCGTTTCTGTTTCTCCAGCACTTCATCCGCCTGCTGCGGGCCGGCGGCCGCGCTGGCGTGGTGATCAAAAACACGTTTCTCTCCAACACCGACAACGCCTCGGTGGCCCTGCGCCAGAAGCTGCTCACCGACTGCGACCTGCACACCGTGCTCGACTGCCCCGGCGGCACCTTCCAGGGCGCGGGGGTGAAAACGGTGGTGCTGTTCTTCGAGAAGGGATCGCCCACCCGCAAGGTGTGGTTCTACCAGCTCGATCCCGGCCGCAACCTGGGTAAGACCAATCCGCTCAACGACCGCGACCTGGCGGAGTTCGTGGAGCTGCAGAAAACCTTTGCTGATTCGCCCAAGAGCTGGAGTGTGGAGGTGGACTCCATCGATCATCAGAATTGGGATCTGTCGGTGAAGAATCCCCATGGGGGTAATGAGGTGGCGCTGCGCAGCCCGCAGGAGATCATTGCGGAGATTGTGGCATTGGATGCGGAGAGTGTGCAGGTGCTGGAGAGGATCAGGGCTTTGGTATGAAGACGGGGTGGGATACAATGCCATTGGGCGATGTGTGTCCGATATCGAATCGGAAGCCGGAGGTATTTACAGGACTACGTCGCTATTTCTCAACGGGCGCGGTTGGATCGGAAGGCGAATTGTCAGAGCCAGATCTTGTTGACTATGCTAACCGACCAAGTCGAGCCGGATGCATGCCTGAAGTCGGTGACATTGGTTTCGCGCGGATGAAAGGAACTAAGAAAGTAATTCTCATCGACTCATCGCTAAAGGGTTCGTTGTTTTCGACGGGATTCTGCTTTGTTACGCCGCGATCAAATGTCGAATCACGTTACGCTTTCTATTTTCTTACGTCTGATAATTTTCAGAGCCAGAAGGATGACGTTGCGGGTGATGGAATAATGGGAGGAGTCAGGAACTCTCACGCGGCAGCTATCGGAATGCCGCTACCCACGTTGGCTGAACAGCAGCGAATAGTCGGCCTGCTTGACGATGTATTTCAGGGCCTCGCCGTCGCCAAGGCGAGCGCCGAAAAGAACTTAGAAAATGCCCGTTCTCTCTTCAAAAGCCAACTCCAAGTCGTCTTCAGCCGGCGCGGCCGGGGTTGGGTTGATAGGCGGTTAGATGCAATAGCTGAGTTCTCGCAGGGGATACAGGTCGGCTTGGGTGACCAATCGAGCACGCCTATAACAGGCATGGTTCGGTTTATCCGAATCATTGACTATACCCAGGGAACAGATGATATCCGATATGTCCCAGATCCGGGTCCCCGATATTGGGCGGATAGATCCGATATTGTAATGGTCCGCTATGGGTCGCCGGGATTGGTGGGCCGAGGAATCGAAGGAGTGATCGCGAACAATCTTTTCAAGATATCCATTCGCGACGACTCATTGACAAATGACTTCTTGGCTTACTTCTTGGGACAAGAAACGGTTCAAAAATTCCTAAGTAGTCAAGGCTCATCCACCATGCCCGCGCTGACTTTTAAGCAGCTTGGTGCAGTGGTTGTTTCGTTCCCGCATGAAATCGAGCAACAGAACGAGATTGTCACCAAGCTCGACTCCTTCCGCCAAGAAACTCAACGACTCACCCACCTCTACGAACGCAAACTCGCCGCTCTGGAGGATCTAAAGAAGACCCTTCTGCACCAGGCGTTCAACGGCGAGCTCTGAGCTCCAGGCTTTGGCCTCCAGTTCATCGCGCCTTCAGCCATCCAACCAGTCCAGACGCCGCCATGACGGCGGCCGTTTCTTCACTCTGCCCGGACGCACGGTCGGCCTGCCGACAACTCGCCGCTGTCTTACCGGTAGTGAACCCTGCAGGCCAGGATCACAAGAAGCTCGCCATCCAACCGATAAACCAGCCGGTGCGCTTCATCGATGCGACGCGACCAGCGCCCAGCCAGGTTTTCCCGCAGACGTTCGGGTTTGCCGATGCCAGCGAAGGGATCGCGCAGGCAAGCCTGGATTAGCTGGTTGATGCGCCGCAGCTGTCTTCGGTCCTGGCTCTGCCAGTGGAGGGTGTCGTCCCAGGCGGCTGAAGTCCAGGCGAGCCGCTCAAGCGCCGGCATCGGCCAGATCCGGATCAATCAGCCCATGGGAGAGGAGCTCCCCGCGCCCGGCCTGCTCCAGCGACTGCTGCAGATGGGCCGCATTGGCCGGGGAACGCAGCAGGTGCACGGTTTCCATCAGGCTGTTGGTCGTGTCGAGCGACATCACCACCGCCCCCTTGGCGTGCCGTCCCCTGCTGCATTGGCTGCTACCGGTGGAGGAGCTTGGAGCGCCCTGGCTGGTCTAGTCTGGTCTGGTTGAGCCGTGTGCAGCCATGGTGTCCCGTCCCAGCCCTGGTCAGAGCACGGGCCCGAGCCGTGTGGTGAACATGCTCGAGGCCAAGACCCACCTCTCGCGGCTGGTGGAGGCGATCGAAACCGGCGCCGAAGCCGAGGTGGTGATCGCCCGCAACGGCCGGCCCGTGGCGCGGCTCACCAGCCTGCAGGCACCGGCCCGGCCCCGCCGGTTGGGCATCGCCCGGGGGCAGTTCGTGGCGCCCGACTCCATCGATGCCGCCAATCCCCAGATCGCCGAACTGTTCGAGCAGGGCTGATGCACCTGCTGCTCGATACCCACACCTTTCTCTGGGCCATCACCGATGACCCGAAGCTGGGGCCCGCCAGCCGGGAGCTGATCACCCACCAGGCCAGTGCGGTGATGGTCAGCCACGTGTCGCTCTGGGAGATCGCCATCAAGCACGCCCTAGCCCGTGCCGACATGCCCCTGTCGGCTCGCGAGGCCATCCCCTGGGCGGAGCAGTCGGGCTTTGTGTTCCTCCCGATCGGCCTTCCCCATCTGCTGGCGCTCGAACAGCTGCCCCTGCACCACCGCGATCCGTTTGACCGTCTGCTGGTGGCCCAGGCGATCAGCGGCCCCTTCACCCTGGTCAGTGCCGATACGGCGTTCGCCGCCTATGGCTGCCCACTGCAGGACGCGCGCCGCTGAAACAGGCAGAGTCCGGCCACACGCGTCAAACTAGCCCCATGAGCGCAACAGCCCGCCCCTCCAGCTATCACTACGTGGTGGATGAGCCACTGCTGCGCACGATCGCGGC encodes:
- a CDS encoding restriction endonuclease subunit S, translated to MKTGWDTMPLGDVCPISNRKPEVFTGLRRYFSTGAVGSEGELSEPDLVDYANRPSRAGCMPEVGDIGFARMKGTKKVILIDSSLKGSLFSTGFCFVTPRSNVESRYAFYFLTSDNFQSQKDDVAGDGIMGGVRNSHAAAIGMPLPTLAEQQRIVGLLDDVFQGLAVAKASAEKNLENARSLFKSQLQVVFSRRGRGWVDRRLDAIAEFSQGIQVGLGDQSSTPITGMVRFIRIIDYTQGTDDIRYVPDPGPRYWADRSDIVMVRYGSPGLVGRGIEGVIANNLFKISIRDDSLTNDFLAYFLGQETVQKFLSSQGSSTMPALTFKQLGAVVVSFPHEIEQQNEIVTKLDSFRQETQRLTHLYERKLAALEDLKKTLLHQAFNGEL
- a CDS encoding type II toxin-antitoxin system VapC family toxin, with translation MHLLLDTHTFLWAITDDPKLGPASRELITHQASAVMVSHVSLWEIAIKHALARADMPLSAREAIPWAEQSGFVFLPIGLPHLLALEQLPLHHRDPFDRLLVAQAISGPFTLVSADTAFAAYGCPLQDARR
- a CDS encoding Txe/YoeB family addiction module toxin, producing MPALERLAWTSAAWDDTLHWQSQDRRQLRRINQLIQACLRDPFAGIGKPERLRENLAGRWSRRIDEAHRLVYRLDGELLVILACRVHYR
- a CDS encoding N-6 DNA methylase: MTYAAENPPSDAVSNDDLADEFLGALTALGGSAGNGRLRETLEWDEASYEEVKGDLLSRRLIVPGRGRGGSVALADETAVEASSNGQAASRAPRTRAANGSRAASASSSFEQAFRAIDDCLRKEAGCGTELDYTEQSSWLLFLKYLDGLEDDKATVAALEGRTHTPILEGAYRWNSWAAPKNASGQLDHHAALTGDDLRDFVNQRLFPYLERFKQSASGPNTIEYKIGEIFGELRNKISSGYNLREIIDLMDGLQFRSQAEKHELSMLYEEKIKRMGNAGRNGGEYYTPRPLIRAVVQVVNPQIGESVYDPAVGSAGFLCEAFEYMRKGGATGRELSTEDLDTLQNRTFTGKEKKSLAYVIAIMNMILHGIEAPRVLHTNTLTENLSDVQERDRFDVILANPPFGGSERKEVQQNFEIRSGETAFLFLQHFIRLLRAGGRAGVVIKNTFLSNTDNASVALRQKLLTDCDLHTVLDCPGGTFQGAGVKTVVLFFEKGSPTRKVWFYQLDPGRNLGKTNPLNDRDLAEFVELQKTFADSPKSWSVEVDSIDHQNWDLSVKNPHGGNEVALRSPQEIIAEIVALDAESVQVLERIRALV
- a CDS encoding type II toxin-antitoxin system Phd/YefM family antitoxin, translated to MLEAKTHLSRLVEAIETGAEAEVVIARNGRPVARLTSLQAPARPRRLGIARGQFVAPDSIDAANPQIAELFEQG